tcctatcatgacctaactgggctcaaaatattcgtctcgtaacgtacatcaaaactatgcaattagtttttttatttatctacatttagtactccatgtatgagtcatttgctatatttaataatttgatgtgatttcgatgtgatgaaaaGTTTGGAAAATTTGAAGGAGTGGTggtatctaaacacagcctaaagcACAAAGCCGTCTCCTCCATCCCCGGCTTTTCCCAGCACGAGCGTAGTTCACAAATTCCGATGCAACGAGTTCATCATCAGACACAAATGCAAACAGGCtgtaaaagtaaaaaaaaaaccgGCAAAAAGCTCACTTGCCCGTTCGTTCACTCGCTGATTATCATCCGATTCAGGGCTTATCATCCGATTCAGGGCttgtttagatttttatatgtaaaaattttgcaaagtaattttattaatttgaagtactaaatgaagtctatttataaatttttttcaaagatgggttgtaaatcgcgagacgaatctaatgatactaattaattcataattaatgggtggttactgtagtatcactgtcgcaaatcatgaattaagtagacttattagattcgtctcgcgattttcagaccatccatgtaaaaaaatttataaataaattttatttagtatttcatgcatgtgttaaaatatttgatgtgacattTTTTATGTTTACGGTTAAAGATCTGGGCCTCAACACTCGCGCCTGTATTTACACGCCAGATTAACCACCCGTTTTGTCCGCAAGAAACACCCTCGCTAACCCCCTGATCACGCGTCGCTAGATCATCAAGCACCAGGTTGATTTCGACGGAACAGCGAGCTCGTCAATGGCCGTGGTAACAAGATGTTactgaggagcggcggcggcgggcacgtcCTTCTTCGCGGCCTTGTTCTTCTtggccccgccggcggcggagggggctcccgacgaggaggcggcggcggccggggagaagaGGCGGTCGATGCCGAACACGGAGACCGACTTGCGGGAGCCACGGAGGGAGTAGACGGGCACGTTGAGCACGGGCGCCACGCGGACGTGCGCCGAGTAGGACCGCTCCATGGCGCCCCCTGCGCggtgcccgcgccgcccgccggcgaggcTGCTCGGGCTGCTGGAGCTCCGCCCCAGCCCGTTGAACACCACCTTGCCGGCCGCGTTCAGGCGCGGGCTGTCGGCCGCGACGGCAgccggagggggcggcggcggaggcggcgggggagggggcgccgccgccgccgcctgctgagATGGGGAGAGGCGGATCTTGGGAGGCAGGTTCTGTTGCTGCTGGGACGGCGGTGGTGCCGCCGGCGTTTGATTTGTCGagatcggcgccggcgcgggggctGGCGTTGCCTTCTCGGCGGTCTTGTCCGGCTCGTCGGGGCCGGCCTCGCGGAGGAGCGGCAGGCTGAGggacggctccggctccggcggcttCGGCCCTCGGCGGAGCAACCGGCGCAGCGGCCTCGGCTCCGACGAcgcactcgccgccgccgaccccgaccCCGACGACGCCTGCTGCTTGCGTAGCCGGAGGAGATCCcgccacctccgcgccgggatcttgggctcctcgccgccgaccaccgccACGCCCTTCGCCTCCTCCggctgctgcgccgccaccgacgccgAGACCGGCGCCTGTGCGTGCTTCGGTGGCAGAGCCGTcgactgcgccgccgccgcccccaccgccgcttcctcctccggcggcggcgcggggatgCGAAGCGGGACGAGCTTGCCCCCGGAGAAGAGCTCGTCGGCGGGGAGCATGGACGCGGCCGCGCACCCGCCGAGGAGGAACTCGAAATCTGCACCGGCGCTGGGCCCGGCCTTCCCTCCCGCCGTTGCCACCGCCACAGCCGCCTCCCTCccccctgctcctccgcccgcgTCCTCGAGGCTGAACGACACCCGCGGCCCCAGCCACTgtaccgccgccggcgccggcggctgcggaggcggtggcggtggcggcgccggtgggCGCGACGCGGCCGCGGCTGAAGCCATCTCGAGAGTCGCGCGCGCGTCAGTACTCGGTACGGCTCCCTGCTACGCCCCgctccctccttctccctccttggCGGCAACGAACAAGACAGAGGAGAGAAGGAGAAGGGTTGGAACTTggaaaggtggtggtggtggtggtctgGTGCGGACCGTTGCGGCGGCGTGCGTGTGGTGACGGCGTCTcggagggggcgccgccgtggtTTTTGTTTGGGACGGCcgggggttgggttgggttgggcgcCGCTGGTGTGGGGGTGGACGGTGATTGCTGTTGAATGAGACGCGTGCGTGATCATTGCCTTGTTATTGTCAAATATCTGGATTTTATTTTGATGGTACTACTAGAGGTCGTgcttgatgtttttttttttgagcatcaGGTAGTGCTTGATGCTGTGTACTTTCATGTGTTGCCTTTGACTTCCATTTCATTAGGGGTGGGTTTTACTCTACCGTTTGAGCAGTATTTATGGGTCAGCATCTTTCTTATTTCGACAGTTGAGAATATTGTTTTTAAAGTAGTGCTGAATACTTTTTGATAATGGTCTACCATTTGAATTTTCACATTGGGGTAGAGGATGACACCTCTTTTCACAAAAAATGACCTTCCATTCAATCTCTTCCAAGCaccatatttttttatttcttataGAAAAGGTAATGTTTTATTAGCTTATTAAGGTGCGAATTTCTTGTTGGCCTACAAAGATAAAATACCATTATATCTGAAGTAAAAAATgtttggaaagagctaattaaTTCAAGATATGAAAAAATGTTCAAAACCAAATTTTGGGGGGGGGGTTCTAAATATTTCCAACTAATCACTCTCAAGGTTTTGTTTAGCTTGTCCAAGCCGCTCGTTCTTTCATCCATCATCGACCCCTCATCCTTTGGCTATTCGCTTCATACGATCTTCCGATGTGAAATGCACATGTTCCATCATGTTTTTTTTCGTTTAGTTTCGGGCTTGGTTTTGTTTGTTCATTTTTCAATTTAAGTCATAAGTCTCGTCACACTGTATGTTTACACAtaaattagaagtattaaatatagatttattacaaaattaatttcataagtcgtgacttaatcacaagataaatctattaagctaattagttcataatttgacCAATAATTGATATAGTAACCGTCTACTAATGGTGCATTAATCATACTCAATAGATTCGCCTAGAGCCCTAATTATAACTTATGTAATTGATTTTATATTAAACTGGCATCTGAATATTTGAATTGACattcaaatattcgatgtgacaacagcttaaaaaaatcaaacgagcCCAGCATGGCCAAGCTGACCTTTGTTCCGCACACAGTCCTTGGCCTTTGCATGATCTTCCAATCCGACGCACATGTTCTTCTTTGCTCCCGTTGCTTCATGCTTGCCGGTTGGACGGCACGGATCTCCCTCgctgatccccccccccccccgcccccccgtATCACCACGCAGCACCCATATGCTAAGCCCATTAGATTACTAGAGTATCAGATATTCAGATCATCAGACCAAACCTCCCCGtcataaaaaatttcaaacatgatcCGAATTGGAGGACCAAAACAAAAGGCTCCAGCTAAAAAGAAACGGTGGTGGTTGCAGAATGCATCCATCCAAACGGGTCAAGGGCGCAAAAGGTCAGGCTCAAAAGCGACCAAAGCAAGGTCGTTATGACCTCCGGCTTGTTTTCTGTCGGAAAGAAAATTCTCGTCGACGAGATCTGACGGTGATGCGATCGCGTGATGTGATGGTGTTTTTTTGGTTTGTTTAGTTCcacaaaaattttctaaaatttttaaaTGACGcaaatcacatcgaattttacgatacatacatatatatgtatggagtattaaatatatttaaaaaatataattaattgtacagtttggttgtaaatgacgagacaaatcttttgagactaattactctATGGTTGGACAATAGTTGTCAAATAAAACCGAAATGTGCTATGACAATTTTTTAGCAAacttttcacgaactaaacacacccccaCTTTTTTTATTCCTCTGatgctgtgtttagttccaaaatttctctctccaaactttactattcacctatcacatcaaatcttttatctcatgcatggagtattaaatgtaagtaaataaaaaaactaattgtataattttgatgtacacgacgagacgaattttttgagtctagttagatCATAGTAGGataacaattaccacaaacaaaaagTGTTACATTGTGTtgtgctacagtatccgatATAACcctttttaccaccattttacggatctaaacacacagTCGATAACGGCAAGCAGTGGCAGCTTTACGTCGTGCCGCATCAGTGGCCCCACCGGTCAGAGGCCCAGGCCCAGGCAGGAGCGCAGCTCCGTCTCCAGTCCTCTGACGTTGACCGGACCCACGAGTCCCGTCccgtcgcgtcgcgtcgcgtccCGGGCGGGGGACTCGGGCACGTGAGGGAGGGGCGCATCGCGGCCGTTAGCCGGGCCGGGCCTGGTGCGGCGGTAGGCGTCTGGGCCTCTGGGGCCGCCCGCCCGGTTCGCGGCAGAGTGGGCCCAGTGCGGTGGAGCGCTACACGGGAGGCAGGCCGCGGCAAGGACGAGGTGGCGCGGGCCCGTGACCTGGCTCGCCGACGTGGCGGTGTCGACCGATATCTGCAGTCCAGCGTGGCAGTGCCAGGCCGTCAGGATTCTTCTTCCGTTCCGTGCCCAAACCATGCGCGTGTGCTTTTTGCACGACTTGGCTCTGCATTTGGGCCGTATTGGGCTTAGACATGGTCCACAACACGTCAGTTCGTTACATCAAATGGGGTTTTCCTTTTTTACTCTCAAAAATGgagttttcctctttttttaaaaaaaacgtaATTCCTAACCATTGCTCGAGTAATTTTTCTCAACCTCGTCAAGTCGTCGGTCAATTTTATGTCCGTTCTGTCAGATCTTGCTCTTGTGGGTGGAGAACAATTGTTTTTCAGTTGTTCTTTTTACCCGATGTTCGTCAGATCTATCTTTGTTGACGGTCTTGTTGCAGTGGCACGAGGCGACGGCCATGATCCGAACCACAGCGCGTGCTGTTCACCTGGAGCAGAGATGAGTGACGGCCATCGTACGTAGTTTTCAGTCAGTTCTTTGTGTTTTGCCTCAGGACTCCGGTCCTCAAAATCGACTGAATTTGGTTTCCTCCTCACTCAATTTCCCTCGGCCAAACAGTACTACGTGGTGGCATGATTTCATTCATTTCGCCATCCACCCCTCGTCGTAGCAACCGGGCTGAAACTTGAAACGCTCACCATTCTGCCAAACACTGGCAAATCTGCACGACTACAAATTACAAGCTTCTGACAGTATACACCACGGATACTGGGGATCGCACCGGGCAAATCTCCACGATCACAAACTTTAACAGCATACATCTGGGGCAGCTGAGCTGCAGGGTGCAGCACATACGGGCATGAGGGAGGTCTTGCACCAACGGAACAGCAAGGGTAACAAATTACAAGACTTTCAGTCTGCAGAAACACGAGCAACGAACAGCTGATCAAACTACAGATATGCATATCCAGGAGCAGCGGCCGTCGCCTTGAAGCAAAGTTGCCCCTGTCGCCTTGATCTTGATCAGTGCGTTGATTGGGAACGAAGATTACACCGTCACACTGATGAAGAGGAAACATTTAAGCCACCACCTGAGAGTCTACTCTCGTACAACAGCACAGAGGGCTGTAAGCCAAAAAGCTGGCAACTAGGACTTTAGACTAACAGAGAAGAAGTAGATGATTTTCATTCTCCCCCAACTTGATCGGGggtaatcccccccccccccccccccccccatgttCTTGCTTCATCAATTCAGCAACACCATTCCCGTGTCCTCCATCAGGGGCTCTTGCGGATGTAAAGATAAAGCTGTATTCTTCAGCGCTTCAGCTCCCATTATGAGCGCCGTCCTGTCAAGAGATTGCAATGTTAGAATCATCAGGAGTTCTATCAAAATAAGACAGAATTATGTATTCCCAAACTGTCCAACACGAAATCACTGTGCACATGAAACATTATTGTTTTTTCACAACGTAAATCTAAAATTTATGAGCAGAGATATGTAGGGTTAAGGACGTGCTAGTTGTGACTGACAAATTAAATCCACTCTTCAGACAAAGACATTAATACGCGTTTCGTAACACTACACAACAAAAGCAAGCACAAGCCTAGAGCCTACAGAGCACAATAAAAATTACAGAAGGATAGATGCCAAGTTCATATACAGTACATGCCAAGTTCAGGAACCTTCAGCCGAAGGCAAAATAGCAAAAAGGTGGTATGTTGATTACACACCAGACATCACTGACAAATATGAGTTCATGTACAGTGAAACTCTCCAGAGATTTACTTCTAGATAGGCAAGGCTATGGTCACTAACTCACTAAGGTACTCTCATTCCCTCTTATCTTGTTCAACAGAAAAACTAAGCTATACAATGATAGGGAAAGCTGATGCTATTAACCTGAAATTTGTAGTGAAAAATGGTCATACACTAGAAATGAGTGATATTACTTTGTTCCCTACTTTGACAGTTCAACTAACTTCTCAAAAAAGTAgcataaaaaatataattgGATTGAAAGAACAGAATGCAATTCTGGAATAAGTATAGGATGGCACACCACACATCACACAACCAAAATAAATTAGTATCAAACGAGTGAAGAAAGACAAGCGaagtttcataccatttcataTACTTGGAGGTGACAATGGTGGTGGGAAGCTTGCATACAGGAAATCAACGCTAGCTTCGAATTTCAACACACACAACCTCTCCAACAGCATTGTCTTGATCTGCAATGTGAAATACTGCACATCTGGTATTCCCCCAGGAGATTTCCTTGAGTGGTGCTGGTCTCGTGTCATCCCTCGTAGGAGTACATACCCCTCGGGTGCACCTCCACTTGAGATGGACCAGTAACAGTTGGACAAGGGAATTATACCATCGTACCACCACTCTTCTGCGCCAGCACCACTGTCTCGCCTAGGCTTGGTATAGAGGCGGAGCTCACAATGAGCAAGAGTTAGCAAACCAAGCCTGCCTTCAGCGGCCTCCACAATGCTTTTGTATCGCCTAAAGTTTCCGGGCGGGAGGCCAACTATGGAGAATTTCATCTCAAGCGTGTCTAGCACGAGCATAGCCTCCTCACTATACTCTGTCCAGTAGAAGCAGCCGTGCGCGCAGTGGCGCTTCATAAACGAAGGGAATCTCATCAATCTCACCCAACCATGGGACTGAACAATGCCAAAAGATGCGATGGCTTGCCATTGTAGGGTGACTGAAGAGAAGACGAAGGTCACAATCTTGGTTTTGGACAGCACATTGCAGAACACCCGAAGTGACGATTCCTCCTCCCAGCCAGCTGGTGCGAGGAAGGGCTCGTGGTAGATCCCCAAGGGTAGACTGCCAGGCACACAGCCCGAGGGCACCGCGAACGCCGTTAGGTCGGCGGGGATGGGGGGAATCTGGACGTACTGGCGGTGCAAGGGGTCGTAGACCACAAGACCCTCGGAGGAGCCATTCCGGGCGAGGAGGATCCGACCGTCGCGGGCGTCGCGGACGCGCCAGCGGCTGGGGtcggggaggaaggagaaggtgaAGTCGGCGGCCTGCGCGAAGGCGCTGGCGGCTGGGCCGGGTAGAATCTTCCTTCCCCGTGGTCAGAGCTGCCGAGGAACCCGAGgacgggcgggggggggggggggggggggtggagagaTCGGAAGCGGAGGTCGGAGACGACGCGGCGGAAGGTGGTGCAGGcttcggcggcgcgggcgaggtcTTCCGCGGCTTCGAGGCGGATGAAGATGTCCTCGAGGAGCTcgtcggggaggggcggcgccgccgccgctgggggcGCCGCCATGGGCATTGCGTGGTTGGACACTGGGCAGACCGGTGGGCCGATAATGTTTGGTAGAGCGCTCCCAGAGTGGATCCATGTGTACTTGTACTTCTCTATATGGGCCCTGTTTCGTTTCCTCAAAAACCccacaaaaacatcacatctccatcacatcgaaatattaaatgtagtaaatgactcatgcatgaagtattaaatgtagataaataaaaaaactaattgcatagttttgatgtacgctgcgagacgaatcttttgagcctagttaggtcatggtaggacaatatctactacaaacaaacaaaacgtACTACAGTGTGCTATAGTGTTTTTTCCACACTGCTACAGTAGATTTcgagggaactaaacacagcccatgaTCAGCTGTTGTATTCCTTGTATTCCGGAACTATTTTTTTTCTGTAAAATCATGGCAGCTTATGATCAGCTGTTGTATTCCTTGTATTCCGGAACTATTTTTTTTCTGTAAAATATTGGCAGCTTTAAGTCGAAGTATTTTTTTCCCGTCATTGATTCGGCGTCAAGCTGTTCAATTACGCAATGGATGGAATAGTTTGATTTGTAATGATCTATGTACGGTAGTAATAATAAGGTGCATGACTGGTCCTTATTTTATgtattttttcttgaaattaaCTAGCTCAATTCTTTCAGTGATACGCGATGTGCTATCAACAGTGAGATTGCTACAGTGACTTCGTAAATCTCAATATATAAGCTTCATTTCACTACAATTCAATTATTAGTCATCACAGCAGTATATAAGCTTGCTTCATTTCCGCTGGCAGTGGCGGATCTATAATCTTAATTTAGGGGGGCTCGTGGTTTGCTCGCGCCAGGGTAGAGGAAGGGGACAGCGGCGGCACCATCCCCTGGCACCATCCTGATAGCACTGAGCATGGAGCACCCAACTCCTGAGTCGAGTCTGAGCCCGCCGTGGTGCACCAGCGCTCGAGCAGGGAAGGCAGCAGCGTCGCCACGTGCTGACATACGACGCCCCCGAGCATGACCCTCGACGTCAGAGGAGGAGCTGGTCTCAGACTCACCCAGATCTAGGGTTTGTTCAAGCGCCACGaaaaggaggaaggagaaggaggtgaGGACCGTCGACGTCGTGAGAGTCGCGACAAGACAACAACCGAAGGGCGACCATGGTGTGGTGGGGcgagtaggggtggtaaagggcccaagattttgaactagaaaatctaagggccggGCCCTAAAAGTTCCGGaatctaatcttatacaattttgaccTAAATAATTTAAGTGTTTTGTTGGACTGTGAAGAGGCTATTAGgaccatggcccattaccacccctaggggTGAGGGGAGGAGAGTGGGAGGCGCTCATGACTGCCACCACCAGCCGCCGAGGGTGGTGGGTGGGGCTCTGGCGGCGGGGTGGGGAGCCCTCGGGTTGCACTTCGCGAGAGCGACACAAGTATATGCAtaaaatttcaacattttattcCGCTTGAAAACTAGAATTATAAATAAGGTAATGATTTTTTGTTGGCCGGCCGTATTTCTGTCTAACTCTACGGCACCCCCGCGGAAGCACCCACGCACCGACGCACGGCATCGACACATCCCCTATGAgtggtgtagcgaaaatggcctctcatgccatatttcaatataatgttttggcgattgatgacacacgcaacacttgaactaatgtgtttgcttagatgatatactcaggcttttaggttcaagtgatgacaaagagaagagaggcgaagctaggcccgaagggccgcccctacgggggttccgctacccggttagcggacgggggtcgagggggagccgcccctcgcgggtctcagggcagcgccctgaaacctaaaagaaatcaagtcaccggttgaaccgacgccaagcaaatcacacacgtcggtgcattgacttgagcacgtctgggagttttagtatcaccggttaaaccgacgtaaggcaaaatgtactcatcggtgcaatgacagagatggcctgcgggctagggtttggcaccggatgaaccgacgataggaagtttgaatacgtcggtgcaatgacagaagcagaccaagaaaaatgcatgcatcggatgaaccgatgatgcaccggttaatggcatcggtgcagttgtccagagagtttgtttttcaaggatcagaggacagttgcactcaccggttaaaccgacgctaacattacatacaccggtcgattgcgtcggttgattgcccgtacacataacggctagttttcagtgggcagtttagtatcaccggttaaaccgacgatggcaatttggggagcatcggattaaccggtgttaa
The nucleotide sequence above comes from Panicum virgatum strain AP13 chromosome 3K, P.virgatum_v5, whole genome shotgun sequence. Encoded proteins:
- the LOC120700100 gene encoding forkhead box protein D1-like, translating into MASAAAASRPPAPPPPPPPQPPAPAAVQWLGPRVSFSLEDAGGGAGGREAAVAVATAGGKAGPSAGADFEFLLGGCAAASMLPADELFSGGKLVPLRIPAPPPEEEAAVGAAAAQSTALPPKHAQAPVSASVAAQQPEEAKGVAVVGGEEPKIPARRWRDLLRLRKQQASSGSGSAAASASSEPRPLRRLLRRGPKPPEPEPSLSLPLLREAGPDEPDKTAEKATPAPAPAPISTNQTPAAPPPSQQQQNLPPKIRLSPSQQAAAAAPPPPPPPPPPPPAAVAADSPRLNAAGKVVFNGLGRSSSSPSSLAGGRRGHRAGGAMERSYSAHVRVAPVLNVPVYSLRGSRKSVSVFGIDRLFSPAAAASSSGAPSAAGGAKKNKAAKKDVPAAAAPQ